A genome region from Tursiops truncatus isolate mTurTru1 chromosome 15, mTurTru1.mat.Y, whole genome shotgun sequence includes the following:
- the OR2C1 gene encoding LOW QUALITY PROTEIN: olfactory receptor 2C1 (The sequence of the model RefSeq protein was modified relative to this genomic sequence to represent the inferred CDS: substituted 1 base at 1 genomic stop codon), which yields MERANSSSLESFILMGVSDHPQLEIIFFVVILFSYLLTLFGNSTMILLSSLDARLHTPMYFFLSNFSSLDLAFTTSSVPQVLIILWGSDKTISYGGCVTQLNVFLWLGATECILLLVIAFDYYVMVCWPLHYTTITNPWLCWLLAAIACLGGLGNSVVQSTFTLQLPLXGHQRVDSFLCEVPAMIKLASGDTSLNGVCTFFTTVPLSIILISYCYIAQAVLKIHSAKGQRKTFNTCLSYLVVVLLFYGSFMVVYLLPAKTSNQDKFISLFYSVVTPMVNPLIYTLRNKEVKGALRRLLGKSAEGRENYHLPPLHLYKLFLILSGQVNMRSTDRSTSMFLTALSCWYMVNVISFYFF from the exons ATGGAAAGGGCCAACAGCAGCTCCTTGGAGAGCTTTATACTGATGGGTGTATCTGACCATCCCCAGCTGGAGATAATCTTTTTTGTAGTCATCCTCTTCTCCTACTTGCTGACCCTTTTTGGGAACTCAACCATGATCCTGCTTTCCAGCCTGGATGCCCGGCTCCACACACCCATGTACTTCTTCCTCAGCAACTTCTCCTCCCTGGATCTTGCTTTTACTACTAGCTCAGTCCCCCAAGTGCTGATCATCTTGTGGGGATCAGACAAGACCATCAGCTATGGTGGCTGTGTGACCCAACTCAATGTTTTCCTCTGGCTAGGGGCTACTGAGTGCATCCTGCTGTTGGTGATAGCATTTGACTACTATGTCATGGTGTGCTGGCCCCTGCACTACACCACCATCACGAACCCCTGGCTCTGCTGGCTGCTGGCTGCCATTGCCTGTTTGGGTGGCTTGGGCAACTCTGTGGTCCAGTCAACCTTCACTCTGCAGCTCCCTTTGTGAGGGCACCAGAGGGTGGACAGCTTCCTGTGTGAGGTGCCCGCCATGATCAAACTAGCCTCTGGAGACACAAGTCTCAATGGTGTCTGCACCTTCTTCACCACTGTCCCATTAAGCATCATCCTGATCTCCTACTGCTACATAGCTCAGGCAGTGCTGAAGATCCACTCGGCCAAGGGACAGAGAAAGACCTTTAACACGTGCCTCTCTTATCTGGTGGTGGTACTCCTCTTTTATGGCTCTTTTATGGTGGT GTATCTGCTTCCAGCTAAGACCAGCAACCAGGACAAATTCATTTCCCTCTTCTACTCTGTGGTCACACCCATGGTGAACCCTCTCATTTATACTCTGAGGAACAAGGAGGTGAAGGGGGCGCTGAGGAGGCTGCTGGGGAAGTCAGCTGAAGGAAGGGAAAACTATCATTTACCACCTCTTCATCTCTACAAgctttttctcattctctctggCCAGGTGAACATGAGGAGTACTGACCGCAGTACAAGCATGTTCTTGACAGCACTAAGCTGTTGGTACATGgttaatgttatttctttttattttttttga